A part of Paraliobacillus zengyii genomic DNA contains:
- a CDS encoding YfcC family protein: MAKTKFDAHNRWQMPDTYVILFLVLLLGVVATYLIPSGSFEREMIDGVERVLPGTYSAVAGSNLGVMTLFNAIQMGMVQSADIIFMVLFTGGAFEIIERSGALKGAINRAVLLTRGREFWMIAIISTLFALGGAVGAVANAVIAFVVIGVIIARTLKLDPIVAVAITFGANFAGFNVGFINPYTVGIAQDIAGLPLFSGWLLRLVVFIIILSITIGYTWRYAKKIMADPSKSLMGVYEDEDEVEKLEDEFTIRHKLMLSFVGLGLVFFVYASTQLGWTISNMAAFFVLIGIVSGIIAGMHYNTIAITFMDGTKKLVYGALVVGLARSVIIVLEDGQVLDTIVYALSVPLENFPPILSAIGMFISNGVLNFLVNSGSGQAMISMPMLAPLADMVGVTRQVAVQAYQFGDGLTNSIFPTSGILMASLAVANVPWTKWIKFMFPLFVIWFIIAIITLSIGVLINWGPF, encoded by the coding sequence ATGGCAAAAACAAAATTTGATGCGCATAATAGATGGCAAATGCCTGATACATATGTCATCCTATTTCTCGTATTATTATTAGGTGTGGTAGCTACATATCTCATCCCATCAGGATCATTCGAAAGAGAAATGATAGATGGCGTAGAGCGTGTTCTACCTGGTACATATAGTGCAGTTGCCGGTTCAAATCTGGGAGTTATGACGTTATTCAATGCTATTCAGATGGGGATGGTACAATCAGCTGATATTATTTTCATGGTATTATTTACTGGTGGTGCTTTTGAAATTATTGAACGATCTGGAGCGTTAAAAGGTGCTATTAATCGAGCAGTACTGTTGACTCGTGGGCGTGAATTCTGGATGATTGCAATTATATCTACATTATTCGCCTTAGGTGGAGCAGTTGGAGCAGTTGCTAACGCAGTAATAGCCTTTGTTGTGATTGGTGTTATTATTGCTCGTACATTAAAATTAGATCCAATTGTTGCAGTAGCCATTACATTTGGTGCAAACTTTGCAGGATTTAATGTCGGTTTTATTAACCCATACACAGTAGGGATTGCGCAGGATATTGCTGGCTTACCTCTTTTCTCAGGTTGGTTGTTACGTCTTGTTGTTTTCATAATTATTCTTTCGATAACGATAGGCTACACATGGCGTTACGCTAAAAAAATTATGGCTGATCCAAGTAAGAGTTTAATGGGTGTCTATGAAGATGAAGACGAAGTAGAAAAACTGGAAGATGAATTTACTATTAGACATAAATTAATGCTTAGTTTTGTTGGGCTTGGTTTGGTCTTTTTTGTTTATGCCTCCACACAATTAGGATGGACAATTAGTAATATGGCTGCTTTCTTTGTGTTAATTGGGATTGTGTCTGGTATTATTGCGGGTATGCACTATAATACCATTGCAATAACCTTTATGGATGGCACAAAGAAACTTGTTTATGGGGCACTTGTTGTTGGTCTTGCCCGTTCAGTTATAATCGTATTAGAGGATGGACAAGTACTTGATACCATTGTTTATGCGTTAAGCGTACCACTTGAAAACTTCCCGCCAATACTATCAGCAATAGGAATGTTTATTTCAAATGGCGTATTAAACTTTTTGGTTAACTCTGGTAGTGGTCAAGCAATGATTTCAATGCCAATGCTTGCACCTTTAGCAGACATGGTTGGTGTGACGCGTCAAGTAGCAGTTCAAGCTTATCAATTTGGGGATGGATTGACTAATAGTATATTCCCTACATCAGGTATATTGATGGCAAGTCTTGCAGTTGCTAATGTACCATGGACAAAATGGATTAAATTTATGTTTCCGTTATTTGTTATTTGGTTTATTATTGCAATTATTACCTTATCAATTGGTGTTCTCATTAATTGGGGACCATTCTAA
- a CDS encoding rhodanese-like domain-containing protein, protein MKEITAEELANKIADKEKVNLIDVREEFEVEEGKIPQAKHIALGEVEERMDELDKNKHYYLICRSGARSGNAGQFLTEKGYDVTNMTGGMLAWPGEVE, encoded by the coding sequence ATGAAAGAAATTACGGCAGAAGAACTAGCAAATAAAATAGCAGACAAAGAGAAAGTAAACTTAATTGACGTTCGTGAGGAATTTGAAGTGGAAGAAGGGAAAATCCCACAAGCAAAACATATCGCATTAGGCGAAGTTGAAGAACGGATGGATGAATTAGATAAGAATAAACATTACTACTTGATATGTCGTTCTGGTGCTAGAAGTGGTAACGCAGGACAATTTTTAACTGAAAAAGGATATGATGTAACGAATATGACAGGTGGCATGCTTGCTTGGCCTGGTGAAGTAGAGTAA
- a CDS encoding DUF302 domain-containing protein, translating into MFHYTVESNKTIQETVQALEVNLKEEKFGILWQFDIKETLNNKGIDFEQPYLVLEVCNPKEAANLLTKNQLVGYFLPCKIVLYQDTGKTKIGMPKPTALIDLVEEEALVALAKEIEDKLIRAIDKSI; encoded by the coding sequence TTGTTTCATTATACGGTAGAATCAAATAAAACAATCCAAGAAACGGTACAAGCCTTAGAGGTGAATTTAAAAGAAGAGAAGTTCGGTATCCTTTGGCAATTTGATATTAAAGAAACGTTAAACAATAAAGGAATTGATTTTGAACAACCTTATCTTGTATTAGAAGTATGTAATCCAAAGGAAGCCGCTAATCTTTTAACTAAAAATCAATTGGTTGGTTACTTCTTACCATGTAAAATTGTATTATATCAAGATACAGGTAAGACAAAAATCGGTATGCCAAAACCAACAGCATTAATTGATTTAGTAGAAGAGGAAGCATTAGTGGCATTAGCAAAAGAAATAGAAGATAAGTTGATTCGTGCAATAGACAAGAGTATATAA
- a CDS encoding sulfite exporter TauE/SafE family protein has translation MNIEFVLVIFLIGFIGSYLSGMLGIGGSIIKYPMLLYIPSLFGITAFSAHEVSGISAVQVLFATIGGVWAYRKGGYLNKDLIIYMGVSILIGSLIGGYGSKLMLGEAINFVYGVLALIAAVMMFIPKKGTDDIPFDHVTFNKPLAAFLALIVGVGAGIVGAAGAFLLVPIMLGVLKIPIRMTIASSLAITFISSIGSTIGKVTTGQVEYMPAVIMIVASILASPLGAKTGKKTNAKLLQIILAVLIAGTAIKIWLDILDN, from the coding sequence ATGAATATAGAATTTGTGCTTGTCATTTTTCTAATTGGATTTATTGGGTCTTATCTTTCTGGAATGTTAGGAATTGGTGGATCGATTATAAAATATCCAATGTTACTCTATATACCTTCACTTTTTGGAATAACAGCATTTTCTGCTCATGAAGTATCGGGTATAAGTGCAGTGCAAGTTCTTTTTGCAACGATTGGTGGCGTATGGGCATACCGTAAAGGTGGTTACTTAAATAAAGATTTAATTATCTATATGGGAGTGAGCATTTTAATAGGTAGTTTAATAGGTGGATATGGATCAAAACTAATGCTAGGTGAAGCAATTAATTTTGTTTACGGTGTCCTCGCTTTAATTGCTGCTGTGATGATGTTTATACCGAAAAAGGGAACGGATGACATTCCTTTTGATCACGTTACATTCAACAAACCGTTGGCAGCATTTCTAGCACTGATTGTCGGAGTTGGAGCTGGTATTGTTGGTGCAGCAGGCGCATTTTTACTTGTACCCATTATGCTCGGTGTCCTAAAAATACCAATAAGAATGACAATCGCTTCATCTTTAGCAATTACCTTTATTTCATCGATCGGTTCGACAATTGGGAAAGTCACAACAGGACAAGTGGAATATATGCCAGCGGTTATTATGATTGTCGCCAGTATACTAGCATCACCACTTGGTGCTAAAACAGGTAAAAAAACAAATGCAAAACTATTACAAATTATTTTAGCGGTATTAATTGCAGGAACCGCAATAAAGATTTGGTTGGATATTTTAGATAATTAA
- a CDS encoding class I SAM-dependent methyltransferase yields the protein MLEDTGERVIPENMSIMNDLLIEHVARYHFALSFISGRVLDFATGTGFGTHIIAKKLKKEIVEVIGFDINNEALEYAKYHYYHPKSSFFQEDVTDLSLPARYGTFDTIVSFETIEHVEAEEQFLSNVYRLLKPGGKLIMSTPFGNGRGKPCGSPFHIHQLTPEEFERLFTDYSTVTHYVQNGALIEPRDHATLDYHPIGIVVCEK from the coding sequence ATGTTAGAGGATACAGGAGAACGTGTTATTCCTGAAAATATGAGCATAATGAATGATTTATTAATTGAGCACGTTGCAAGATATCACTTTGCGCTTTCATTTATTAGTGGACGTGTATTAGATTTTGCTACTGGAACGGGTTTTGGTACCCATATTATTGCGAAAAAGTTAAAGAAAGAAATAGTTGAAGTAATTGGATTTGATATTAATAACGAGGCTCTGGAGTATGCTAAATATCATTATTATCATCCAAAATCATCTTTTTTTCAAGAAGATGTGACCGATCTGAGTTTACCTGCGCGTTATGGTACATTTGATACGATCGTTAGTTTTGAAACAATTGAACATGTAGAAGCAGAAGAGCAATTTTTATCGAATGTGTATCGTTTATTAAAGCCCGGGGGGAAATTAATTATGTCTACTCCTTTCGGTAATGGAAGAGGTAAACCATGTGGCTCACCGTTTCATATTCATCAATTGACCCCAGAAGAGTTTGAACGTTTATTCACTGATTATTCAACAGTCACCCATTACGTCCAAAATGGTGCACTAATCGAACCAAGAGACCATGCAACATTAGACTATCACCCCATAGGAATTGTAGTTTGTGAAAAATAA
- a CDS encoding sulfurtransferase TusA family protein — MESTKVLDAKGLACPMPIVKTKKAMADLQAGDILEVHATDQGSQSDLTAWAKSGGHALVKDTDEGDVLKFWIKKGE; from the coding sequence ATGGAAAGTACAAAAGTGTTAGATGCAAAAGGTTTGGCTTGTCCAATGCCAATCGTAAAGACTAAGAAGGCAATGGCAGATTTGCAAGCTGGGGATATTTTAGAAGTACATGCAACAGATCAAGGTTCACAGAGTGATTTAACTGCATGGGCTAAATCAGGCGGACATGCATTAGTAAAAGATACAGATGAAGGCGACGTTCTTAAATTTTGGATTAAAAAAGGCGAATAA
- a CDS encoding DsrE/DsrF/DrsH-like family protein, with protein MGATKKTTIVLFSGDYDKTMAAYIIANGAAAYDHEVTIFHTFWGLNALRKENHVPVKKGVLEKMFGKMMPKGADKMGLSKMNYMGMGPKMIKQVMKKHNSMPLPDLIDMAKEQDVKLIACTMTMDLLGLQKEELLDELEYGGVAAYIGDAQEGNVNLFI; from the coding sequence ATGGGAGCAACAAAAAAAACAACAATTGTCTTATTTAGTGGAGATTATGATAAAACAATGGCAGCTTACATTATTGCAAATGGTGCAGCGGCATACGATCATGAAGTAACAATATTCCATACGTTTTGGGGTCTAAATGCACTAAGGAAAGAAAATCACGTTCCTGTTAAAAAAGGTGTCCTTGAAAAAATGTTCGGCAAAATGATGCCTAAAGGTGCTGATAAAATGGGCTTATCAAAAATGAACTACATGGGAATGGGACCAAAAATGATTAAGCAAGTAATGAAAAAGCATAATTCGATGCCATTACCAGACTTAATTGATATGGCTAAAGAGCAAGACGTCAAGCTAATTGCTTGCACGATGACAATGGATTTATTAGGCTTACAGAAAGAAGAGTTACTAGACGAACTAGAATATGGAGGGGTTGCCGCATATATCGGTGATGCCCAAGAGGGTAACGTTAACTTGTTTATCTAA